The Aphis gossypii isolate Hap1 unplaced genomic scaffold, ASM2018417v2 Contig00846, whole genome shotgun sequence genome includes a region encoding these proteins:
- the LOC114133103 gene encoding chromobox protein homolog 5-like, with product MDPNTKTIRKIIGLDDSKGKLKYLIHFEGIEECDLIEAEEAYSMWPQFFLKYFEEKLTWVNGSSVVKNCVKNSIKTNNINVNDSKVVEKILGGINSGGQVFFLVQWRDTKESEFIEAQEAYIRCPKLVLEWYHDKIHLK from the exons ATGGATCCAAA TACCAAGACAATCCGAAAAATTATTGGCCTTGACGATTCCAAAGGCAAACTAAAGTACCTGATACATTTTGAAGGAATAGAAGAATGTGATTTAATCGAGGCTGAAGAGGCGTATTCAATGTGGCCGcaattttttctgaaatattttgaagaaaaacttaCATGGGTTAATGGTAGTTCAGTGGTAAAAAATTGTGTGAAGAATTCCATCAAAACTAACAACATTAATGTAAACGATTCAAAAGTAGTGGAAAAAATTTTAGGCGGTATCAATTCCGGCggtcaagtattttttttagtacaatgGCGGGATACTAAAGAATCTGAATTTATCGAGGCTCAAGAGGCATATATAAGGTGCCCAAAATTAGTGCTAGAGTGGTATCAcgataaaattcatttaaaataa